CTGGAACATTTATATATTCAGCTTGTTCTTTAGTTAATTTAGTCAACTTTACTCCTATCTTATCTAAATGAAGCATGGCCACCATTTCATCTAAATGTTTTGGCAAAACATAAACTTTATTCAAATATTTCACTCCAAATTTGAATAATTCAATTTGAGCTAATACTTGATTAGTAAAAGAATTACTCATAACAAAACTTGGATGACCCGTTGCACATCCAAGGTTGACTAATCTTCCCTCTGCTAAAAGAATGATTTTATTACCACTCGGTAAAGTTATGTGATCAACTTGAGGTTTAATATTTTCCCAGTCATAACTCTTTAAAGAGGAGACCTCTATTTCATTATCAAAATGACCGATATTACATACTATTGATTCATTTTTCATCCTGATCAAATGCTCATGACGTATAACTTGGAAGTTACCAGTAGCAGTAACAAAAATATCTACATCCTCAACTACTTCATCCAATCTCACAACTCTAAAACCTTCCATTGCAGCTTGAAGAGCACATATAGGATCTATTTCGGAAATCATTACTGTCGCACCTAATCCCCTTAAAGACTGAGCAGAACCTTTTCCAACATCCCCGTAGCCCATAACAAGGGCTACCTTGCCTGCCACCATTACATCTGTAGCTCTTTTAATGCCGTCAACCAAAGATTCTCGACAACCATAAAGATTGTCAAACTTACTTTTAGTCACAGAATCATTTACGTTAATTGCTGGGAAGACAAGTTCCCCATTTTTTTCCATTTGGTAAAGGCGAGCTACACCAGTAGTAGTTTCCTCAGTAACTCCTTTTATCAATGATTTAGCTTTTGAGTAAAAATTTGGATCTA
The sequence above is drawn from the Prochlorococcus marinus str. MIT 1013 genome and encodes:
- the ahcY gene encoding adenosylhomocysteinase encodes the protein MFAATKSNLNSIEKNTDYVVKDITEAEFGRKELLIAETEMPGLMALREKYGSQQPLKGAFIAGSLHMTIQTGVLIETLVALGAKVRWASCNIFSTQDHAAAAIANSGVPVFAKKGETLDEYWEYTHKIFEWRDGESANMILDDGGDATGLLILGSKAEEDISVLNNPSNEEEIALFASIKKKLSLDPNFYSKAKSLIKGVTEETTTGVARLYQMEKNGELVFPAINVNDSVTKSKFDNLYGCRESLVDGIKRATDVMVAGKVALVMGYGDVGKGSAQSLRGLGATVMISEIDPICALQAAMEGFRVVRLDEVVEDVDIFVTATGNFQVIRHEHLIRMKNESIVCNIGHFDNEIEVSSLKSYDWENIKPQVDHITLPSGNKIILLAEGRLVNLGCATGHPSFVMSNSFTNQVLAQIELFKFGVKYLNKVYVLPKHLDEMVAMLHLDKIGVKLTKLTKEQAEYINVPVEGPYKTDQYRY